The DNA window GAATAGTATTTTACGTCTTGATTAAAGACATGGTAGGTAACCCTGTACTGATTGTAGATCAGACTCTTGTTCATGTTTGTACGAATTTCAACTTCTGCCGATTGTCGATTGCCGATCACCTttgttttaattaataacttattctTTGATCATGCAATCGATCAATACTTCAAAGATACGGGGATGGCCGAGTTCTagttgttctttctgtaACGTCCCGTCTCATCCTTCTGAGGCTATAGCGGATCCGCTGCAAGGACAAGGCCTGTACCAGAGGCCTGTAAGCCAGACAGCCGCTAATCTTGCAGCGCCAATCGCATCTCATACAGACTAAGCGTCACGCTTGACAAAATGTTCCATTTGACCGGAGATAATTATAGATATCAATTAACTAGATAGTCAGAAAAGATCAGATCAGTTGCGGTAGTTAATGTGTTGATTCTGTTTACTGAGAAATAATTGCGTTGTCTTTGGTGCCTCGAGACAGTAGAGACAAGACATGCTTCTCTTTGAAAGAACCTTATCCAAAACAATCCCTCCAACTTTTCATCATTCCATTTCACCCAAACGTCATTCAACTCTAGTTTCCGTATTTTCTTTCATTTTCGTACTTTTATACAAAACTGTATTATGCGGCCGTTTAACAGGGGGCCCACCATGACTCGCCCCTAGTGAGTAGTCAGTGACACTCGCTGCTCCGTGTTGACATATTGGAAACAGACTACAGTCTTCTGGAACATTGCAAGCGTCCGATACAAGGCTGTCATGCTATTAAGATGAAGCTGACATCACTGCAGATATTTTCTACATGTCCTTGAACCAACTACGGACATCGCCTTGTGAACCGGCATCCCTCCTTCACCATCTGTGCGGCAAAATGGATTCTCTAATCCGTGCTTTCTCCCCCCCTTCAATGTGATCAACAGCTTTTCATGAGATCTGATCAGATCACTTAGCGTCGATGCGTTTATTCCTGAGTTAATATGTATGCAACAAATCCTCTTCCCTTTGTGTCTTCTGTCATTCATTTACTTACTTCTCTTCTCTATTGACTAGGATCCCTTTTACATCTTCGGATACCTCTCTTTTATTCCTTTGTCATTCTTGTCTGCTGGTGCAGACTCTCAGCAAACATGTTCGAATTGTGGAAAGGTCCAGGATTCACAGAAGTCAACGCTGGCTCAGATGACATGAACATTGCCAGTATCGCCTGGGGCATATCGCTCGGCGTCGGTATCTTTAGCTCTACAAAAGCCATTCGACAAACGATGGACTCGTGGAGTAGAGGCCGAAAAATGAACCAATACATTATCTTGGTGTGGCTCGAATGGACAAGCAGTTGTATCATGAGTGCTGTTACTTGGTGTTATTTACGAAATTATATTCCTGGCGGGTTTCCAGTCTTTTTCGTTCTAAGTACGTCCATCTTGTCACTTAGCCACGACAGTAACTAACGGCGCAGTCTTTCTCTGGTGTATACAGATCCAAGCCCTTATacaaatcatcatcaacagaaTCGCGATTCTCATGGTCAATCGGAGAAAAGCAAAATGGCTCAAGATCTGGTCGTTTCTGATCATCTTGTGTATCAATATCAGTGTCTTTATGATTTGGATCCCAGCGAGATTGCAGATCAATGACACTTGGATAAATATCAACAAAGTCTGGGATAGAATCGAAAAGGTTATCTTTTTACTTGTCGACGCCGGACTTAATCTCTACTTTATCCATCTTGTGCGATCGAGGCTTATTGCAAATGGCCTCACCAAGTACACTCGTTTGTTTCGCTACAACTTGGGCAtgattgctatttctatgaCAATGGATGTAAGTCTTTACCATGATCTAAAAATGATTCGTACATACTTACTCTGGAATAGATTCTTCTCATTGCCATGATGTCTCTTCCCAACGACATTGTGTAAGTCACCTCACCCACTCTCCATTTCCTTACTAACAACTCCTAGTTATGTTCAATTCCACCCCCTCGCATATCTCGTCAAACTCCACATCGAAATGAACATGGCCgatctcatcatcaaagttGTGAAAGCCAGTAACGGTAATGGCTACGACTACTCTGGCTCCAAGTCGGGCAGCACCCAACCGAAACAAAAAAGCGGCAACAAGCTCGGAAAAGGACACATCCCTTCAGCCATGTTTATCGGAGGAAACTTGACCCTTTGCCAAGCTGGCGACGACGATATCGAGATGAACAGATTGGAGGGCGGTATTCAGAAGACGACCAGGACTGAAGTTGAGGTGGTGGTCAAGCAGACTAGACCATCTGACAGTGATGATCGGGATATGAACAGTGACGGAGAGTCGATGAGGCCATTGAGGAATGGCAATACTTATACGGTATGAAGCTTCTGGATATCATGAATGATCGAGTTGGATGTCTAACTGTTCCAATAGGTCCCAGAACCAAAGAGGCGACGGAGCTCTCAAATTGCCATTCTCACAGCACCATAGACTGAATTTTCCCTTTTAGCATAAACCATAGACGATACCCATTTCTTTCACTAGATCTTATAGAATAGACTAATATGTTATTGTAATAATTACAAACTAGTTCATATACTTTGCAAACCACTCCAGAAATTGATCCGGCTCCCTCTGGAAGTAAGTGTATCCATCCCATCGCTTCTCCGTCCCCTCAATCcacttcaacttcttctcttcgaTGGGAATATTGTCGTAGATAGACTGCACGTCCGCAGGCGTTGTGCAAGGATCGTCGCGCACCTGATACAAAAAGGTCGGCACCCTGGTGTGCTTCGCGTCCATCGGAGGATTCAGTTGGTTGATATGGAAACTTGTCTTCATAAAGAACATCCGATCAGCCTCCTCCATAAAAGACTCTGGCGCACCCATCGTCTTGATGAGCTTTCCGATCGAAGACCCTGCGGATATAGGCTGTGGAGCAACCATGCAGCGTACACCCTTGAAGGCTTCAGGACGATGTCTCATCGCGGAAAACGTGGCATTTACGCCTGCACAACGACTAAAGAGTCCAATAGTCATGTCTTTCGTATCTTCGCGTCCTCGCACGTACTTGAGCGAACCTAGGACATCGCGCCACTCGAAAAAGCCAAACAGTCCCTGGTTCCCCTGCCCGCTCAAACCGTGATTCCTAAGATCATACGCCAGGACATTGTACCCCGCGTCGTGTAAGATCTTGTAGTCTGGGATGAAGTTGACTTCAAAGTCGTTTCCGGGCATGAGATTGTTCCAAGGTTCTAGGTGTGATGGTATTCCTGCGCGGTTGAACCAGTGAGGGTGGTTGGCGATGATGATCTTGTTTGAGCCTTTGCAAGGGATGAACCAGCCTTCTAGAGGGACGCCATCGTCGGAAGGAAAGTAGATGTCTTCAAATTCGAGGTCTGCTTCGTTGGGAAAGTGCATTATTGGTGCGAGGGGCCATCCTCGGAAGTCATCTATGACGGTTTGGAGAATGGACTTGAGTTCGTCTGTAGCCATTTTGTTGCTCTGACATCAATTGAGGTGGATTTGGAGGTCAGAATGGAGAAGCAACAACTTCTTATAGTATAACTATCTAGGGTATCGTGAACATATGATCGTCGACTCTGGCTCAGACTTACCGTTGAAGGAATCTCCACTCGAATCCTTCGTTCCCATTTAGTGCCTCTATTCGGCTTTATAGAAAGTCGCGATTTTATCCCGATTCTTGTTGGCTTCTCGCGACAACTCTACTTGTTATCCCCGCTAACTCCAACAGTGTGCATATTGCAGGGGTTCAAGTTGTAAGCATCATAGATTCCATTCCTGGTAGATTTACGTTAAATGGTATGATTGAGTTGTAACGTTCGAATTGATGTATGGAACCTTATTGTTCCAACCCTGATATGCCTCATGCTTGATACACTGCTACTTCAGGAGGATACCCTGTGAGCTTTGAGCCAGGGCCGGGTCTGAACTTGGGCTCCTTGTACCATTCCTGCGCAGTCTCTGTAagctccttgaccttggagaACTCAAATTGAGGGCTGTCCAGAAGATTGTAGATTCCTTGTGCATAGTCCTCCGAGATGTTGTATACCTGCGCCAGGTACTTGCTCTAATAAAATGTCAGCTATGTAAATATCAAGTCAAACGCGGTGTTCTCTACCTGGATCTCGGGATACTTGACACGCCTGAGACCTTTGGCTGTGTTGTAGCAAGTGTTTTTCTTCTCCTGATCGCTCATGACCCTGACCCAAAGGTCCTTGGCCTGGTCATAATCGTTCTTTTTACCCTCGTGCCAGAAGTGGCTCGCCCGACTTACAACATTGTCGTTGACTTGATAGGGAGCTTCAGCAGTATCAGGTCTAAACTTGTGAGAAAAGCTGTTCGGAGCATATTGCTTATTGCCCGCGTGGTTAGCG is part of the Fusarium poae strain DAOMC 252244 chromosome 4, whole genome shotgun sequence genome and encodes:
- a CDS encoding hypothetical protein (TransMembrane:6 (o20-37i58-80o86-106i126-148o168-186i206-225o)); protein product: MFELWKGPGFTEVNAGSDDMNIASIAWGISLGVGIFSSTKAIRQTMDSWSRGRKMNQYIILVWLEWTSSCIMSAVTWCYLRNYIPGGFPVFFVLIFLWCIQIQALIQIIINRIAILMVNRRKAKWLKIWSFLIILCINISVFMIWIPARLQINDTWININKVWDRIEKVIFLLVDAGLNLYFIHLVRSRLIANGLTKYTRLFRYNLGMIAISMTMDILLIAMMSLPNDIVYVQFHPLAYLVKLHIEMNMADLIIKVVKASNGNGYDYSGSKSGSTQPKQKSGNKLGKGHIPSAMFIGGNLTLCQAGDDDIEMNRLEGGIQKTTRTEVEVVVKQTRPSDSDDRDMNSDGESMRPLRNGNTYTVPEPKRRRSSQIAILTAP